Proteins from one Microcaecilia unicolor chromosome 2, aMicUni1.1, whole genome shotgun sequence genomic window:
- the NKX3-2 gene encoding homeobox protein Nkx-3.2 has protein sequence MALRGSTTLTPFSIQAILNKKEDRGGCCPLNRRLLSTGASPSCCWRLFRELEEGFPCPESAAGASSGGSGEVAGGCCWGDSDSALSDENEGEGGPMTRGKQEDPPGGLRGHPRPGEARPKEEDEPQGHSDSELSASVSDRSPREEDEAPPGPKLLLEATKPRKKRSRAAFSHAQVFELERRFNHQRYLSGPERADLAATLKLTETQVKIWFQNRRYKTKRRQLAADLLAAAASAPAAAAKRVAVKVLVRDDQRQYQPGELQLRPSLLSLQPSCYYPYYCLPAWTLAAAAAAACTGAAAP, from the exons ATGGCTCTCCGAGGCAGCACCACCCTGACGCCTTTCTCCATCCAGGCCATCCTGAACAAGAAGGAAGATCGGGGCGGCTGCTGCCCCCTGAACAGGCGGCTGCTCTCCACCGGCGCCTCCCCCTCCTGCTGCTGGCGGCTCTTCAGGGAGTTGGAAGAGGGCTTCCCCTGCCCGGAGTCGGCAGCCGGAGCTTCATCTGGGGGCTCGGGCGAGGTGGCAGGCGGCTGCTGCTGGGGGGACTCGGACTCTGCTCTCAGCGACGagaatgagggggagggaggaccgATGACCCGGGGAAAGCAGGAGGATCCGCCGGGTGGCCTCCGTGGTCACCCCCGGCCCGGAGAAGCCCGGCCCAAGGAGGAAGATGAGCCCCAGGGCCACAGTGACAGCGAGCTGTCGGCCAGCGTGTCAG ATCGCAGCCCCCGGGAGGAGGACGAGGCCCCCCCGGGCCCGAAGCTGCTGCTGGAGGCCACCAAGCCGCGCAAAAAGCGCTCGCGCGCCGCCTTCTCGCACGCGCAGGTCTTCGAGCTCGAGCGCCGCTTCAACCACCAGCGCTACCTCTCGGGCCCGGAGCGCGCCGACCTGGCCGCCACGCTCAAGCTCACCGAGACGCAGGTCAAGATCTGGTTCCAGAACCGCCGCTACAAGACCAAGCGCCGGCAGCTGGCCGCCGATCTGCTGGCTGCTGCGGCCTCCGCCCCTGCAGCGGCCGCCAAGAGAGTGGCCGTGAAGGTGTTGGTGCGCGACGATCAGAGACAGTACCAGCCCGGGGAGCTGCAGCTGCGGCCCTCGCTGCTCTCCCTGCAGCCTTCCTGCTACTACCCCTactactgcctgcctgcctggacGTTGGCGGCTGCCGCGGCCGCAGCCTGCACGGGGGCTGCTGCTCCCTGA